A stretch of Sulfurimonas autotrophica DSM 16294 DNA encodes these proteins:
- a CDS encoding ferritin family protein: MRKYETYRCNKCGNIVEVQEVGGGELHCCGQAMEMITQNLTLVNLMKAFAGESQARNKYEFYAKVAQKEGCRDIAAHFQRAANNEKEHAKLELALHNRMKFDRENNFGITAENLQDAINGEHYENSDMYPDFAKIAKEEGDKEAAALFNAIGKVEIEHEKMYKMLLERLTAGHEFESDEEEAWICEVCGHVHYGKKPPKKCPVCKHPQEYFSRLVESK, encoded by the coding sequence ATGAGAAAGTACGAAACATACAGATGTAATAAATGTGGAAACATAGTAGAAGTACAGGAAGTTGGCGGTGGAGAGTTGCATTGTTGTGGTCAGGCAATGGAAATGATTACACAAAATCTTACTTTGGTGAATTTAATGAAAGCTTTTGCAGGAGAATCCCAAGCCCGAAATAAGTATGAATTTTATGCAAAAGTAGCACAAAAAGAGGGTTGTAGAGATATCGCAGCTCATTTTCAACGAGCGGCAAATAATGAAAAAGAGCATGCAAAATTAGAGTTGGCACTGCATAACAGAATGAAGTTTGACAGAGAAAATAATTTTGGAATAACGGCTGAAAATTTACAGGATGCTATTAACGGTGAACATTATGAAAATTCTGATATGTATCCGGATTTTGCAAAAATAGCTAAAGAAGAGGGTGACAAAGAAGCTGCTGCACTTTTTAATGCCATCGGAAAAGTTGAAATAGAGCATGAAAAAATGTATAAAATGCTTTTAGAAAGACTGACAGCCGGGCATGAGTTTGAAAGTGATGAAGAAGAAGCCTGGATATGCGAAGTCTGCGGTCATGTTCATTATGGAAAAAAACCGCCCAAAAAATGTCCTGTGTGTAAACATCCGCAAGAGTATTTTTCAAGACTTGTAGAGAGTAAATAA
- the lysS gene encoding lysine--tRNA ligase: MIFENKYIQQRIEKANTLKDAGYNPYANDSQRNTTIEKYLNVNSDVAESENKRDENRHYIVSGRIKFLRIMGKASFVKIEDESGMLQIYVSRDNLPEGFYNTIFKKNIEVGDIIEVGGFPFVTGQGELSLHADSFKLLTKAIAPLPEKFHGITDKEIRYRKRYLDLIMNSEVRKTFQIRSRVISLTRRFFEDKGFLEVETPMMHPIAGGANAKPFVTHHNALGVDRYLRIAPELYLKRLIVGGFEAVFEINRNFRNEGMDATHNPEFTSIEFYWAYKTYKDLIEITKEYFQYLFEHLDLPTLLPYGDLEVNFDNFQEIPLIESLTSIGDVPADVTRDKEKIIAYLNEKGVTVKPGMNLGQLQGELFDEFVEEKLIDPTFITEYPVEISPLARRSDEHPEITERFELFIAGREIANAFSELNDPIDQLSRFEGQMAAKESGDDEAHEMDSDFVEALSYGMAPTAGQGIGIDRLVMLLTNEHSIRDVLLFPAMKPVTQETTEDSQEEV, encoded by the coding sequence TTGATTTTTGAAAATAAATATATACAACAAAGAATAGAAAAAGCAAATACATTAAAAGACGCAGGGTACAATCCTTATGCAAATGACTCACAAAGAAATACAACTATTGAGAAATATCTTAATGTCAACTCTGATGTAGCAGAGAGCGAAAATAAACGTGATGAAAATCGCCACTATATCGTAAGCGGACGTATAAAATTTCTTCGTATTATGGGTAAAGCAAGTTTTGTGAAAATAGAAGACGAAAGCGGTATGCTGCAGATTTATGTATCACGTGACAATCTTCCTGAAGGTTTTTACAACACTATATTTAAGAAAAATATAGAAGTCGGAGACATCATTGAAGTCGGCGGTTTTCCATTTGTTACAGGACAAGGCGAACTTTCATTACATGCAGACAGTTTTAAGTTACTGACAAAAGCAATTGCACCGCTGCCTGAGAAATTTCACGGTATTACAGATAAAGAGATACGTTATAGAAAACGCTATCTTGATTTGATTATGAACTCAGAAGTGAGAAAAACATTTCAAATTCGTTCTCGTGTTATTTCTTTAACACGCCGTTTCTTTGAGGACAAAGGCTTTTTAGAAGTTGAAACACCTATGATGCACCCAATTGCAGGAGGCGCGAATGCAAAACCATTTGTGACACACCATAATGCACTCGGCGTTGACAGATATCTTAGAATTGCCCCTGAACTTTACCTAAAAAGACTTATAGTCGGCGGCTTTGAAGCAGTTTTTGAAATCAACCGTAACTTCAGAAATGAAGGAATGGATGCTACACATAATCCTGAGTTTACTTCTATTGAATTTTACTGGGCATACAAAACATATAAAGATTTGATCGAAATTACAAAAGAGTATTTTCAATATCTATTTGAACATTTGGACCTGCCGACACTTCTGCCTTACGGTGATTTAGAAGTAAATTTTGACAATTTTCAAGAAATTCCTCTTATAGAGTCTTTAACGTCTATAGGCGACGTACCGGCTGATGTTACTAGAGATAAAGAAAAAATCATCGCTTATTTGAATGAAAAAGGCGTTACAGTAAAACCGGGCATGAATTTAGGTCAGCTTCAAGGAGAACTTTTTGATGAATTTGTTGAGGAAAAACTTATAGATCCTACTTTTATAACAGAGTATCCTGTAGAGATTTCTCCACTTGCCCGCAGAAGTGATGAACATCCTGAAATTACGGAAAGATTTGAGCTTTTCATCGCAGGCCGTGAAATTGCCAATGCATTCAGCGAGCTCAATGACCCTATTGACCAACTCTCACGTTTTGAAGGACAAATGGCGGCAAAAGAGAGCGGTGATGATGAAGCCCATGAAATGGACAGTGATTTTGTTGAAGCACTCAGCTATGGAATGGCGCCGACTGCAGGACAGGGAATAGGAATAGACAGACTAGTAATGCTGCTTACAAATGAGCACAGTATTCGAGATGTATTATTGTTCCCTGCTATGAAACCTGTCACACAAGAAACAACTGAAGATTCACAAGAAGAAGTATAG
- a CDS encoding serine hydroxymethyltransferase — protein sequence MSFLKEYDEEVYNLCEKELERQTDHLEMIASENFTLPAVMEAMGSVFTNKYAEGYPAKRYYGGCEYADSVEQLAIDRACELFGCKYANVQPHSGSQANGAVYAALLKAGDKLLGMDLSHGGHLTHGSKPSFSGKNYSSFTYGVELDGRINYERVLDIAKIVQPKIIVCGASAYAREIDFAKFREIADEVGAILFADIAHIAGLVAAGEHPSPFPHAHVVTTTTHKTLAGPRGGMIMTDDEDIAKKINSAIFPALQGGPLVHVIAAKAVGFKHNLAPEWKDYSKQVKVNANVLAEVMMKRGYDVVSGGTDNHLVLISFVGREISGKDADAALGNAGITVNKNTVPGETRSPFVTSGIRVGSPALTSRGMKEKEFELIANKMADVLDDINNTELQAKIKEELKALAQNFVIYNQPTY from the coding sequence ATGAGTTTTTTAAAAGAGTACGATGAAGAAGTGTATAACTTATGCGAAAAAGAGCTAGAGAGACAAACTGATCACTTAGAGATGATAGCAAGTGAGAACTTTACGCTTCCTGCAGTTATGGAAGCTATGGGCTCAGTATTTACAAACAAGTATGCTGAGGGTTATCCTGCAAAACGCTACTATGGCGGATGTGAATATGCAGATAGTGTTGAACAGCTGGCAATAGACAGAGCATGTGAACTTTTCGGATGTAAATATGCAAATGTGCAACCGCACTCAGGTTCTCAGGCAAACGGTGCCGTATATGCAGCACTTTTAAAAGCGGGTGATAAACTTTTAGGAATGGATTTAAGCCACGGCGGACACTTGACACATGGTTCAAAGCCGAGCTTTTCAGGAAAAAACTACTCTAGTTTTACTTATGGTGTAGAGCTTGACGGACGTATTAATTATGAAAGAGTTTTAGACATTGCTAAAATTGTTCAACCTAAAATTATCGTCTGTGGTGCTTCTGCATATGCACGTGAAATTGATTTTGCAAAATTCCGTGAAATCGCTGACGAAGTTGGTGCCATTTTATTTGCAGATATCGCACACATTGCCGGTCTTGTAGCAGCAGGTGAACACCCTAGCCCATTCCCACATGCACATGTTGTGACAACTACAACACACAAAACACTTGCAGGGCCTCGCGGTGGTATGATTATGACAGATGATGAAGATATAGCAAAAAAAATCAACTCTGCAATTTTTCCTGCGCTTCAAGGAGGACCATTAGTACATGTAATCGCTGCAAAAGCGGTTGGTTTTAAACACAATCTTGCACCGGAGTGGAAAGATTACTCGAAACAGGTAAAAGTAAATGCTAATGTATTGGCTGAAGTGATGATGAAACGCGGTTATGACGTGGTAAGTGGCGGAACAGACAACCATCTAGTGCTTATCAGCTTTGTAGGTCGTGAAATTTCAGGAAAAGATGCTGATGCAGCACTTGGAAATGCAGGTATCACTGTAAATAAAAATACAGTTCCGGGTGAGACAAGAAGTCCATTCGTTACTTCAGGTATTCGTGTCGGTTCCCCTGCTCTTACATCTCGCGGTATGAAAGAAAAAGAGTTTGAACTCATAGCAAACAAAATGGCAGATGTTTTAGATGATATCAACAATACAGAACTTCAAGCTAAAATAAAAGAAGAACTTAAAGCTTTGGCACAGAACTTTGTAATTTACAATCAACCAACATATTAA
- a CDS encoding CvpA family protein has protein sequence MDFNYFDIIAAIIILLLGLKGILNGFFKEIFGLIGIIGGIFVASRVGDEVGHYLSNMIFKFSNESAIDFTGFLVTLALFWLIMVLIGFAFKKLSSLSGLGPIDKILGFVVGASKFFLIAAVIAYAVYNVKAIKTTLDSSLKTSILFPILVETGRYIMKIDPTEVSNDINTTISQGSADLQKKVEDNITASTLQQIDEIKNKIQEK, from the coding sequence ATGGATTTTAATTATTTTGACATTATTGCAGCAATTATAATTTTGCTGCTTGGTTTAAAAGGTATTCTTAACGGATTTTTTAAAGAGATTTTTGGTCTTATAGGTATAATCGGCGGTATTTTCGTTGCATCAAGAGTTGGTGATGAAGTTGGCCATTATTTAAGTAATATGATATTTAAATTTTCCAATGAGTCTGCTATTGATTTTACAGGTTTTCTTGTTACCCTGGCACTTTTTTGGCTTATTATGGTACTTATAGGATTTGCCTTTAAAAAATTAAGTTCGCTAAGCGGTCTCGGTCCAATAGATAAAATTTTGGGTTTTGTAGTAGGTGCAAGTAAGTTTTTCTTAATAGCTGCCGTCATTGCCTATGCGGTATATAATGTAAAAGCAATCAAAACGACGCTTGATTCATCTCTTAAAACGAGTATACTCTTTCCGATTTTAGTAGAAACCGGCAGATATATTATGAAAATAGATCCTACAGAAGTTTCAAATGATATCAATACAACAATTTCACAAGGCAGCGCTGATTTACAAAAAAAAGTTGAAGACAATATAACTGCATCAACTTTACAGCAAATTGATGAAATCAAAAATAAAATACAAGAGAAATAA
- a CDS encoding acetyl-CoA carboxylase biotin carboxylase subunit, whose translation MNKIKKILIANRGEIALRIIRACKELEIKTVAIFSEVDKDGVWVQKADNSFAISGDPVEAYLDYKNLINIAMRTRCDAIHPGYGFLSESAEFAKACEENDIIFIGPKAEHIALFGDKMASKTAVKKVGVPVLEGTVEPVMDAKEGEQIASEIGFPVIIKAAFGGGGRGMRIVHNAKEFQELFESATNEAIKYFGKGEVFIEKFVQNPRHIEVQIVADKYGNVVHLGERDCSIQRRHQKVIEIAPSPRLSDATRKKLCQTAVNAVQEIGYENVGTVEFLVDDNDDFYFIEMNTRVQVEHPVTEIISGVDIIQRMIEIAGGDKLKYKQEEIMIRGYAIEFRINAENPQNNFMPAVGTITNYMAPGGPGVRLDTSIYAGYTIPPNYDSMVGKLIVYALEWDGVVRKAARALDEFFIDGVVTNIPLHKAIVADSDFKAGKFDTSYLEKKLPTFDFEEHKSKRSIVDKSFILKGSGDLLY comes from the coding sequence ATGAACAAAATTAAAAAAATATTAATTGCAAACAGAGGTGAAATAGCACTGCGAATTATACGTGCATGTAAAGAACTGGAGATTAAGACTGTTGCAATATTTTCAGAAGTTGATAAAGATGGAGTTTGGGTACAAAAAGCTGATAATTCTTTTGCAATTAGCGGGGATCCTGTAGAAGCGTATCTTGATTACAAAAATTTAATAAATATTGCCATGAGAACACGTTGTGATGCAATCCATCCAGGATATGGATTTTTATCTGAGAGTGCTGAGTTTGCTAAGGCCTGTGAGGAAAATGATATTATCTTCATAGGACCAAAGGCTGAACATATTGCACTGTTTGGTGACAAAATGGCTTCTAAAACAGCTGTAAAAAAAGTCGGCGTTCCGGTACTTGAGGGTACTGTAGAACCTGTAATGGATGCAAAAGAGGGTGAGCAAATCGCGAGTGAGATAGGATTTCCTGTCATTATAAAAGCGGCTTTTGGCGGTGGCGGACGTGGTATGCGTATAGTACATAATGCAAAGGAATTCCAAGAACTTTTTGAATCTGCAACAAATGAAGCGATAAAATATTTTGGTAAAGGTGAAGTCTTTATAGAAAAATTTGTGCAAAATCCTCGACATATAGAAGTACAGATTGTTGCAGATAAATACGGAAATGTTGTTCATTTAGGAGAAAGGGACTGCTCAATCCAAAGAAGACACCAAAAAGTCATAGAGATAGCACCAAGCCCAAGGTTGAGTGACGCAACAAGAAAAAAACTTTGTCAAACAGCAGTCAATGCCGTTCAAGAAATAGGGTATGAGAATGTAGGAACAGTTGAGTTTTTAGTAGATGACAATGATGATTTTTATTTTATTGAGATGAATACAAGAGTTCAAGTGGAGCATCCCGTCACTGAAATTATCTCAGGTGTTGACATTATACAAAGAATGATTGAGATAGCCGGTGGTGATAAACTAAAATATAAGCAAGAAGAAATAATGATACGCGGATATGCAATAGAATTTAGAATTAATGCTGAAAATCCACAAAATAATTTTATGCCGGCAGTAGGGACAATTACTAATTATATGGCACCGGGTGGTCCGGGGGTAAGACTTGATACAAGTATTTATGCAGGTTATACAATCCCTCCAAACTATGATTCTATGGTAGGAAAACTTATTGTGTATGCTTTAGAATGGGATGGTGTAGTGAGAAAAGCTGCAAGAGCTTTAGATGAATTTTTTATTGACGGTGTGGTAACTAACATACCACTTCATAAAGCTATAGTCGCAGACAGTGATTTTAAAGCAGGAAAATTTGACACTTCATATCTTGAGAAAAAATTGCCGACATTTGATTTTGAAGAACATAAATCAAAGCGAAGTATTGTTGATAAAAGTTTTATATTAAAAGGGTCGGGTGATCTTTTGTATTAA
- a CDS encoding GGDEF domain-containing protein, translating to MKKDDLKSLVTQMYEDLLENIDSQKDPNKEQLVTYLQNAVMTVQNINEDDISSVEHAKLAFSNAYKEIANKTLSSYKNTNNRFEKLTKIHEQTVQSYEHQLIDMPSIKEKFNEIQNHMSQEVQRANQVIAQLSAQVKELESSSNLDALTKIFNRRALDTYLKNLCDKKELKHELHVLLLDIDDFKKINDKYGHIAGDKILIFVANMLRKALRDGDKVFRYGGEEFLIVLNRIDVNTCQEIADRILKLVSSNQLFYKGEPINVTISIGSTLFYPEDTPEALINRADKALYKSKKSGKNQINMELKNGF from the coding sequence ATGAAAAAAGATGACCTAAAATCATTAGTAACTCAAATGTACGAAGATCTGCTGGAGAATATTGACTCTCAAAAAGACCCCAATAAAGAACAACTTGTTACTTATCTGCAAAATGCTGTAATGACTGTTCAAAACATCAATGAAGATGATATAAGCTCTGTAGAACATGCAAAATTGGCTTTTAGTAATGCTTACAAAGAAATCGCAAACAAGACACTATCTTCTTATAAAAATACAAATAACAGATTTGAAAAATTGACTAAAATTCACGAACAGACCGTACAAAGTTATGAACATCAACTCATTGATATGCCTTCTATAAAAGAAAAATTTAATGAAATTCAAAATCATATGTCGCAAGAGGTGCAACGTGCAAACCAGGTTATAGCACAACTTTCGGCACAGGTAAAAGAGCTTGAGAGCAGTTCAAATTTAGACGCTCTTACTAAAATATTTAACAGACGAGCACTTGATACCTATCTTAAAAATCTATGCGATAAAAAAGAATTAAAACATGAGTTGCATGTACTGCTTTTAGATATTGATGATTTTAAAAAAATAAATGACAAATACGGACATATTGCCGGAGATAAAATACTCATTTTTGTAGCTAATATGCTGAGAAAGGCATTACGTGACGGTGATAAAGTATTTCGCTATGGTGGAGAAGAATTTTTGATTGTTCTCAACAGAATAGATGTAAATACCTGCCAAGAAATTGCCGACAGAATTCTAAAACTCGTAAGCTCAAACCAGCTTTTTTATAAAGGCGAACCTATAAATGTTACAATAAGTATAGGTTCCACACTATTCTACCCTGAAGACACCCCAGAAGCACTTATAAATCGGGCTGACAAAGCACTGTACAAGTCAAAAAAAAGCGGAAAAAATCAAATAAATATGGAACTAAAAAATGGATTTTAA
- the queF gene encoding preQ(1) synthase produces the protein MDEKEYKAKRAKEVAQLGAGETEYKYEYAPELLEIFENVHPEMDYWVTLNADEFTSLCPKTNQPDFGTIIINYIPDVKMVESKSLKLYLFSFINSGEFHEDVVNKIGKDLVALMQPKYLEVIGLFYPRGNISIHPTFSYAKDEEKYKEIEKYRFLNRNLNPQRVE, from the coding sequence ATGGATGAAAAAGAGTATAAAGCAAAACGTGCCAAAGAAGTAGCCCAGCTCGGAGCCGGAGAGACTGAGTACAAGTACGAATATGCACCCGAGCTTTTAGAGATATTTGAAAATGTTCATCCTGAGATGGATTACTGGGTTACGCTCAATGCAGACGAGTTCACATCCCTTTGTCCAAAAACAAATCAGCCTGATTTCGGCACGATTATCATTAACTATATACCTGATGTAAAAATGGTTGAGAGTAAATCACTCAAACTTTATCTTTTCAGCTTCATTAACAGCGGTGAATTTCATGAAGACGTTGTCAATAAAATCGGTAAAGATTTAGTGGCACTCATGCAGCCAAAATACCTCGAAGTTATCGGGCTTTTTTATCCAAGAGGCAACATCAGTATTCATCCGACTTTCAGTTATGCAAAAGATGAAGAAAAATACAAAGAGATTGAAAAATACAGATTTTTAAACAGAAATCTTAACCCGCAAAGAGTAGAATAA
- a CDS encoding class II 3-deoxy-7-phosphoheptulonate synthase has protein sequence MSTWSPSSWREKPILQQPTYPDKAKLEAVLKELKNYPPLVFAGEARSLKEQLANVSQGKAFLLQGGDCAESFSEFHADNIRDTFKAIMQMAVVMTYAGGLPVVKVGRLGGQFAKPRSSDTETIGDVTLDSYRGDIINGIGFDKKSRVPDPERMIKAYNQATATQNLLRAFASGGLADLHQVSKWNLDFAHKSEVGEKYEALAEDIEKSLKFMEACGVTSKTYRTLRETDFFTSHEALLLPYEEAFTRKDSITGDWYNTAAHMVWIGDRTRQLDGAHVEYMKGIKNPIGIKAGPSMDPDDLVRLAKAVNPENEAGRLNIIVRMGANKVGEHMPSLIRAVEREGLNVVWSCDPMHGNTIKSSNNYKTRPVDDILTEMKQFFQVHKAEGTFAGGVHLEMTGKNVTECIGGSFTVTEEDLSSRYHTHCDPRLNADQSLELAFLIADSLQEANK, from the coding sequence ATGAGTACTTGGAGCCCGTCTAGCTGGAGAGAAAAACCAATATTACAACAACCGACATACCCTGATAAAGCAAAGCTCGAAGCAGTTTTAAAAGAGTTGAAAAATTATCCGCCGCTTGTATTTGCAGGAGAAGCACGTTCACTTAAAGAACAGCTTGCAAATGTATCACAGGGGAAAGCTTTTTTACTGCAAGGCGGTGATTGTGCTGAAAGTTTTAGTGAATTTCATGCAGATAATATTCGCGATACTTTTAAGGCTATAATGCAAATGGCAGTTGTTATGACATATGCAGGCGGACTTCCTGTTGTAAAAGTAGGACGTCTTGGCGGCCAGTTTGCAAAACCGCGTTCCTCTGATACGGAAACAATCGGCGATGTTACACTCGATTCATACCGCGGAGATATTATTAACGGCATTGGTTTTGATAAAAAATCGCGTGTGCCGGATCCTGAACGTATGATAAAAGCTTATAATCAGGCAACAGCTACACAAAACTTACTCCGTGCTTTTGCATCGGGTGGTCTTGCTGATCTGCATCAGGTAAGTAAATGGAATCTTGACTTTGCACATAAAAGTGAAGTAGGTGAGAAATATGAAGCTTTAGCGGAAGATATAGAAAAATCTTTAAAATTCATGGAAGCCTGCGGTGTTACATCAAAAACATATAGAACGCTTCGTGAAACTGACTTTTTTACTTCTCATGAAGCACTGCTTTTACCATATGAAGAAGCATTTACAAGAAAAGATTCTATCACGGGCGACTGGTATAATACAGCGGCCCATATGGTTTGGATAGGTGACAGAACACGTCAGCTTGACGGTGCACATGTTGAATATATGAAAGGCATTAAAAATCCTATCGGTATAAAAGCCGGTCCGTCTATGGATCCTGATGATTTGGTAAGACTTGCTAAAGCCGTGAACCCTGAGAATGAAGCCGGACGCCTTAATATCATCGTAAGAATGGGTGCTAACAAAGTTGGTGAGCATATGCCATCACTGATTCGTGCAGTTGAGAGAGAAGGTTTAAATGTAGTTTGGTCATGTGATCCGATGCATGGAAATACCATAAAATCATCAAATAACTACAAAACACGTCCGGTCGATGATATTTTGACTGAGATGAAACAGTTCTTCCAGGTACATAAAGCGGAGGGTACATTTGCCGGTGGTGTTCACTTGGAAATGACAGGTAAAAACGTTACTGAGTGTATCGGTGGTTCATTTACGGTAACGGAAGAAGATTTAAGTTCTCGTTACCATACACATTGTGACCCTCGTCTCAATGCAGACCAGTCATTAGAGTTAGCATTTTTAATAGCAGATTCCTTGCAGGAAGCTAATAAGTAA
- a CDS encoding Fur family transcriptional regulator: MSNVTTNFNDRTVEYEQLLNDFKQLLKKNNLKFTIQREVILETLYNSDEHLTPEALHHLIQEKYPELNTGIATVYRTLSLLEDSHVVTSLSFGAQGKKYELGAKEHHDHLICTECGKITEFVDEEIEKRQQAITKELGFKMSDHSMQIYGICKECQEKAK; the protein is encoded by the coding sequence ATGTCAAATGTTACTACAAACTTTAATGACAGAACAGTGGAATATGAACAGCTACTCAATGATTTTAAGCAACTGCTCAAAAAAAATAATCTCAAGTTTACTATCCAACGCGAAGTAATTTTGGAAACACTTTATAATTCAGACGAACACTTAACACCTGAAGCCCTGCATCATCTTATACAGGAAAAATATCCTGAGTTAAACACAGGTATAGCAACTGTTTACAGAACACTTTCTCTGCTTGAAGATTCACATGTTGTTACTTCACTTTCATTTGGAGCACAGGGGAAAAAATATGAACTTGGGGCAAAAGAGCATCACGATCATCTTATTTGTACAGAGTGCGGAAAAATTACCGAATTTGTAGATGAAGAGATAGAAAAACGCCAACAGGCAATTACCAAAGAACTCGGATTTAAGATGAGTGATCATTCTATGCAGATATATGGTATTTGTAAAGAGTGTCAAGAAAAAGCAAAATAA
- the abc-f gene encoding ribosomal protection-like ABC-F family protein: MALIDLQKISKHYSAQKILTEVDFHVDEGERIVIIGKNGSGKSTLMKIVNGTLTPDGGRRIIKNDLEVKMLDQRPQFEEGHTVRQAVEAGLKELNAAKERYNELSLLLAEDFDNKVLLDEHEKLSRYIEHHNAWNLDDKIERIIQHFQLKAYENKPVALLSGGEQRRVALASLLLQKPDVLLLDEPTNHLDVYMVEFLEELILKEKFTLVFISHDRYFIDRIATKSVEVEDCSLREYKGGYNDYLTQKEEYLRTLQKQHDNLLGILKRENEWFARGVRARLKRNEGRKERLMNLREEAKTNPAKIRKMSVELQREAKHFNRDKSINKQKMLFEVEDLELKLGDKELLHDFSTRILQKDVIAIVGPNGSGKSTLLKALLGRIEPTSGKIKRGEFKVGYFDQHREMLDDDKNLIETFCPHGGDRVNVRGSDLHVYGYLKNFLFPREFLDKKIGVLSGGEKNRVALALLFTQDVDILILDEPTNDLDIPTINILEEQLTNFPGAVIIVSHDRYFVDKIAKKLFIFKPDKTIEESHQQYSEYLELEKEVKELHDMEKEATKEEKPKLHVKEKSKTLKLTFKEKIALEKLPQEIEELEAKIDEKNACLSDPKCYEEIGLSKLAKELADIEALYEEKVEELLTIQEKEEEINAAQEV; encoded by the coding sequence ATGGCATTAATAGACCTACAAAAAATCAGCAAACATTATTCTGCTCAAAAAATTCTCACCGAAGTTGACTTTCATGTTGATGAGGGTGAGCGTATTGTTATCATTGGGAAAAACGGGAGCGGGAAATCTACCTTGATGAAAATCGTCAACGGAACTCTCACACCTGACGGCGGACGACGCATCATCAAAAATGACCTTGAAGTCAAAATGCTTGACCAACGTCCCCAATTTGAAGAGGGGCACACTGTGCGTCAGGCGGTTGAAGCAGGGCTTAAAGAGCTTAACGCGGCAAAAGAGCGTTATAACGAGCTCTCTTTGCTTTTGGCTGAAGATTTTGACAACAAAGTGCTTTTGGATGAACATGAAAAGCTCTCACGTTACATCGAACACCATAATGCCTGGAATTTAGATGATAAAATAGAACGCATTATTCAACATTTTCAGCTCAAAGCGTATGAAAATAAGCCCGTTGCACTCTTAAGCGGTGGCGAGCAGCGTCGTGTTGCACTTGCTTCACTTCTGCTGCAAAAACCCGATGTACTTTTGCTTGATGAGCCTACCAACCACCTTGATGTTTATATGGTTGAGTTTTTGGAAGAGCTGATACTTAAAGAGAAGTTTACCCTTGTTTTCATTTCTCATGACCGTTATTTCATCGACCGTATTGCTACAAAAAGTGTAGAAGTTGAAGACTGCTCACTCCGCGAATACAAAGGCGGTTACAATGACTACCTTACCCAAAAAGAAGAATATCTCAGAACGCTGCAAAAACAGCATGACAATCTGCTCGGCATTTTAAAAAGAGAAAACGAGTGGTTTGCCAGAGGTGTACGTGCAAGACTCAAACGGAATGAAGGACGCAAAGAGCGTTTAATGAATTTACGAGAAGAAGCAAAAACCAACCCTGCCAAAATCCGCAAGATGTCTGTTGAGTTGCAGCGTGAGGCGAAACACTTTAACCGTGACAAAAGCATCAACAAACAAAAAATGCTCTTTGAAGTCGAAGATTTGGAACTGAAACTCGGAGACAAAGAGCTGTTGCATGACTTTTCAACACGAATTCTTCAAAAAGATGTCATCGCCATCGTCGGACCAAATGGCAGCGGAAAATCAACCCTGCTTAAAGCTCTGCTTGGGCGCATAGAGCCGACAAGCGGCAAAATAAAACGCGGAGAATTTAAAGTCGGCTATTTTGACCAGCACAGAGAGATGCTTGATGATGACAAAAACCTTATAGAGACTTTTTGTCCGCATGGAGGCGATCGTGTCAATGTACGAGGCAGTGACTTGCATGTATATGGTTACTTGAAAAATTTTCTTTTTCCCCGTGAATTTTTAGATAAAAAAATAGGCGTACTCAGCGGCGGTGAAAAAAACCGTGTTGCCCTTGCCCTGCTCTTTACACAGGATGTCGATATACTCATTCTTGATGAACCGACCAATGATTTGGATATTCCTACTATCAATATCTTAGAAGAGCAGTTGACAAATTTTCCCGGTGCTGTCATAATCGTCTCACATGACAGATACTTTGTAGATAAAATTGCAAAAAAACTCTTCATTTTCAAACCTGACAAAACCATAGAGGAGTCTCATCAGCAATACTCTGAGTATTTGGAGCTTGAAAAAGAGGTCAAAGAACTTCATGACATGGAAAAAGAGGCAACAAAAGAGGAAAAACCCAAGTTACATGTAAAAGAAAAGTCAAAAACTTTGAAACTGACTTTTAAAGAAAAAATAGCACTGGAAAAACTTCCGCAGGAGATAGAAGAACTTGAAGCAAAAATAGATGAAAAAAATGCCTGTTTGTCGGATCCTAAATGTTATGAAGAGATAGGTTTGAGCAAACTTGCCAAAGAGCTTGCAGATATAGAAGCACTCTATGAAGAAAAGGTCGAAGAACTGTTAACGATTCAAGAAAAAGAAGAAGAAATCAATGCCGCACAGGAAGTATAA